A stretch of Carya illinoinensis cultivar Pawnee chromosome 14, C.illinoinensisPawnee_v1, whole genome shotgun sequence DNA encodes these proteins:
- the LOC122294139 gene encoding 60S acidic ribosomal protein P2-like yields MKVIAAYLLAVLAGNTSPSAVDLKDILGSVGAEADDDKIELLLSEVKGKDITELIASGREKLASVPSGGGGAVAFAATGGGGGAAPAPSAVEPKKEEKVEEKEESDDDMGFSLFD; encoded by the exons ATGAAGGTTATAGCTGCATACTTGCTCGCTGTTTTGGCAGGGAACACCAGCCCTTCAGCTGTTGATTTGAAGGACATTCTTGGATCCG TTGGAGCTGAAGCTGATGATGATAAGATCGAGTTGCTCTTGTCCGAAGTCAAGGGTAAAGATATTACTGAACTAATTGCATCTGGAAGAGAGAAATTGGCATCCGTGCCttctggtggtggtggtgctgtTGCATTTGCGGCaacaggtggtggtggtggtgctgcCCCTGCTCCTTCTGCAGTAGAGccaaagaaagaggaaaaagtgGAAGAGAAAGAGGAGTCAGATGAT GATATGGGGTTCAGTCTCTTTGATTGA